A single genomic interval of Zobellia nedashkovskayae harbors:
- a CDS encoding trimeric intracellular cation channel family protein: MFYFLIDILGTIAFAISGVLVAMDKKLDLFGIFIISFVTAVGGGTLRDMLIGNTSVLWMREPIYITVIAGAVIFSVIFVKQLKYLRRTLFLFDTIGIGLFTMLGIEKGLAADLLPVMCIALGTITACFGGVIRDMLCNEIPVIFRRKEIYATACIMGGISYFVLVLLPFDAAYAYVGAIMIIIITRLLAVKFGIALPNVYRKIER, encoded by the coding sequence ATGTTTTATTTTTTAATTGATATTCTAGGTACCATAGCGTTTGCTATCTCTGGGGTCTTGGTGGCAATGGATAAAAAACTGGATTTGTTCGGGATTTTTATTATTTCATTTGTTACTGCGGTGGGTGGCGGTACACTTCGTGATATGCTTATTGGTAATACTTCAGTATTGTGGATGCGCGAACCCATTTACATAACGGTTATTGCTGGAGCGGTTATCTTTTCCGTAATTTTTGTAAAGCAGTTAAAATATTTGAGAAGAACCCTGTTTCTTTTTGATACTATTGGTATTGGCCTTTTTACTATGCTTGGTATAGAAAAAGGATTAGCAGCAGATTTGTTACCTGTAATGTGTATTGCCTTGGGAACAATTACAGCTTGTTTTGGTGGCGTTATTCGCGATATGCTCTGTAATGAGATTCCAGTGATTTTTAGAAGAAAAGAGATTTATGCTACGGCATGCATTATGGGGGGTATTAGTTATTTTGTATTGGTGCTTTTGCCTTTTGACGCCGCTTATGCGTATGTTGGAGCCATCATGATAATTATAATTACCCGTCTATTGGCTGTTAAGTTTGGTATAGCCTTGCCCAATGTTTATAGAAAAATAGAGCGTTAG
- a CDS encoding DUF58 domain-containing protein, with protein sequence MQFLKSFYIHNVFFRYIAILSASFILSYWIPVLYPITWLLSILLITLFLFDAYLLYTAKKGIVASRILPKKLSNSDLNPVLIKFESHYAFLTQVSIIDELPAQFQKRDFDHKISLTKGEKKEFKYTVRPVDRGEYVFGNLIVFASSPLKIIKRKFVFQKDQMVPVYPSIIQMQQYDFLAINNRLTEIGLKKIRRIGHTQEFEQIKEYVQGDDFRTVNWKATAKRNQLMVNQYQDERSQPIYSVIDTGRVMKMPFNGLKLLDYAINSALAFSNVALKRNDKTGMIAFSKKIESFVPAIQKITHLNTILEKLYNINTQFTDADYGMLYAHVKRNVNQRSLLLLYTNFEHISALKRQLPFLSAIAKKHVLVVIFFENTELDTLISKDAQDLQTIYHKTIAEKFTLEKRLMQKELQKYGIQTILTKPENLTMNTINKYLEIKARGLL encoded by the coding sequence ATGCAATTTTTAAAATCGTTCTACATACACAACGTTTTCTTTAGGTATATAGCTATTCTATCGGCTAGCTTTATACTCAGCTATTGGATACCCGTGCTCTACCCTATTACTTGGCTTCTGAGCATACTTTTAATTACACTATTTTTATTTGATGCATACCTCCTCTATACAGCCAAAAAGGGAATCGTAGCATCTAGAATATTGCCAAAAAAATTATCTAACAGTGATTTAAACCCTGTTTTAATAAAGTTTGAAAGCCACTATGCATTTCTTACACAGGTTTCAATTATAGATGAGCTGCCTGCTCAATTTCAAAAGCGAGATTTTGACCATAAAATCAGTTTAACCAAAGGAGAGAAGAAAGAATTTAAATATACGGTTAGACCTGTTGACCGTGGAGAATATGTTTTTGGGAACTTAATTGTTTTTGCTTCATCGCCTTTAAAAATAATTAAAAGAAAATTCGTTTTTCAGAAAGACCAGATGGTGCCAGTGTACCCCAGTATCATCCAAATGCAGCAGTATGACTTTTTAGCAATCAATAACCGACTGACGGAAATTGGATTAAAAAAAATACGTAGAATTGGGCACACCCAAGAATTTGAGCAAATAAAGGAATATGTTCAAGGAGATGATTTTAGGACCGTTAACTGGAAGGCTACGGCCAAACGGAACCAACTAATGGTCAATCAATACCAAGATGAACGCTCACAGCCTATTTATTCAGTTATTGATACAGGCCGAGTAATGAAAATGCCTTTTAACGGACTAAAATTATTGGATTACGCCATTAATTCTGCTTTGGCTTTTTCTAATGTTGCTTTAAAACGGAATGACAAAACGGGCATGATTGCATTCTCAAAAAAAATTGAATCTTTTGTTCCTGCCATTCAAAAAATCACCCACTTAAATACCATTTTAGAAAAGCTTTATAATATTAATACCCAGTTTACCGATGCAGATTATGGCATGCTCTACGCTCACGTAAAAAGGAACGTAAACCAAAGAAGTTTACTCCTCCTTTACACCAACTTTGAGCATATATCAGCTTTAAAAAGACAGCTTCCTTTCTTAAGCGCAATTGCCAAAAAGCATGTGCTGGTGGTCATATTCTTTGAGAACACAGAATTGGACACTTTAATTTCTAAAGACGCCCAAGACCTACAGACCATTTACCATAAAACTATAGCCGAAAAATTTACGTTAGAAAAACGTTTAATGCAGAAAGAACTTCAGAAATATGGTATTCAGACCATCCTAACCAAGCCGGAGAACTTAACTATGAATACCATTAATAAGTACCTAGAAATCAAGGCTCGGGGGCTTCTTTAA
- a CDS encoding DUF4129 domain-containing protein, which yields MRKLHFFLLLSLCCAGFLSAQKDSLGIAYDTVALKVKTISDSDLSKFYEDNAFKYEVTEAERTWWDDFKSWLSNLILRILEGIFGVEEASGILATFLRLVPYLLLGVLIYILIRFFLNINASALRQAKSNKALVSLSEEEHIIKNENIQDLIQKALAKNDFRLAVRYSYLQVLKLLSEKELISWEPQKTNDDYIKEISKTELKNPFINITRLYDFTWYGDFHITEIEYSKAKKTFLSIEKIIRTNG from the coding sequence ATGCGGAAACTGCATTTCTTCTTATTGCTAAGCCTATGTTGCGCGGGATTTTTATCCGCCCAAAAAGATTCTTTAGGGATTGCCTATGATACAGTTGCGCTTAAAGTGAAAACTATAAGCGATTCTGACCTGAGCAAATTTTACGAAGACAATGCTTTTAAATACGAGGTAACAGAAGCAGAACGTACTTGGTGGGATGACTTTAAAAGTTGGCTAAGCAATTTAATCTTACGCATTTTAGAGGGTATTTTTGGTGTAGAAGAAGCTTCAGGTATTCTTGCTACATTCTTACGTCTGGTACCGTATTTACTTTTAGGCGTCCTTATTTATATTCTTATTCGGTTTTTCCTGAACATTAACGCCAGTGCGCTACGACAGGCCAAAAGCAACAAGGCTTTAGTTTCATTATCCGAAGAAGAACATATTATTAAAAATGAAAACATTCAAGACCTCATTCAAAAAGCACTTGCTAAAAACGACTTCCGTTTAGCGGTTCGTTATTCTTATTTGCAGGTTCTAAAACTACTTAGTGAGAAAGAACTTATTTCTTGGGAACCCCAAAAAACGAATGACGATTATATAAAAGAAATTTCAAAGACAGAGCTTAAGAATCCATTCATCAATATAACTCGTTTATATGATTTTACTTGGTATGGAGATTTCCATATCACAGAAATAGAATATTCAAAAGCAAAGAAAACCTTTCTATCCATAGAAAAAATCATACGCACAAATGGATAA
- a CDS encoding peptidylprolyl isomerase, whose amino-acid sequence MTIRNSFILTILPLIFLASCGESPKEKQKSIVQTEAKKDSVQIDSTEIKKEKEFVLTEENAIDFFFEYQKDLKVDKVKITTRLGSFTIQLFDNVPYHKANFIYLTRKGYFKDTQFHRIVKNFIIQGGNSDDVKTGRKRSEIGRYLLPPDTRKGHKHHRGVISMPSSEINNPHMLASPFEFFIVVTKPGSYHLDGDFTPFGKVIEGMDVVDKINSVEIGEGDWPSQNIYIQNAEIIE is encoded by the coding sequence ATGACAATCAGAAATTCATTTATTCTAACAATATTACCACTTATTTTTCTGGCTTCCTGTGGCGAAAGTCCTAAAGAAAAGCAAAAGTCTATCGTACAAACGGAAGCTAAAAAAGATTCCGTTCAAATAGATTCTACTGAAATAAAAAAAGAAAAAGAGTTTGTACTCACGGAAGAAAATGCCATAGACTTTTTCTTTGAATATCAAAAAGACCTTAAAGTTGATAAAGTTAAAATTACCACACGATTGGGAAGTTTTACAATTCAACTGTTTGATAATGTCCCCTACCATAAGGCCAATTTTATTTATTTAACCCGAAAAGGTTATTTTAAAGACACCCAATTTCACCGTATTGTCAAGAATTTTATAATTCAGGGTGGAAATTCCGATGATGTAAAAACAGGAAGAAAACGAAGTGAAATAGGACGATACTTACTCCCTCCAGATACTAGAAAAGGTCATAAACACCATAGAGGCGTAATATCTATGCCCAGTAGTGAAATTAACAATCCACATATGCTGGCATCACCTTTTGAGTTTTTTATTGTGGTAACAAAACCAGGATCATATCATTTAGATGGTGATTTTACCCCTTTTGGAAAAGTCATTGAAGGCATGGACGTTGTGGATAAAATAAACAGTGTAGAAATTGGTGAGGGCGATTGGCCTTCCCAAAATATATACATCCAAAACGCTGAAATAATAGAATAG
- a CDS encoding lysophospholipid acyltransferase family protein, protein MGIFKENPFGHILFLKKWLIRLIGLVTHSRYKRFNSLEIEGSDIIRSLPERNVLFVSNHQTYFADVVAMFHVFNASLKGRDNNIKNVGYIWNPKLNMYYVAAAETMKKSLLTKIFAYAGSVSVERTWRAEGKDINRQVKMSDISSIGTALKDGWVITFPQGTTTPWKPLRKGTAHIIKKYKPVVVPVVIDGFRRSFDKKGLRIKKKGILQSIVIKEPLDIDYENESFDSIIEKLEYAIEQHPSFLKVISKKDLMAYEEENELRRYRNRHKI, encoded by the coding sequence ATGGGCATATTTAAGGAAAATCCTTTCGGACATATCTTATTTCTAAAAAAGTGGCTTATCCGTCTTATTGGGTTAGTTACGCATTCTAGGTATAAGCGATTTAACAGTCTTGAAATAGAGGGATCGGATATTATCCGGTCACTTCCGGAAAGGAATGTACTTTTTGTAAGTAACCACCAGACCTACTTTGCAGATGTTGTTGCCATGTTTCACGTGTTTAATGCAAGTCTCAAAGGGCGTGATAACAATATTAAAAATGTAGGTTATATCTGGAACCCTAAGTTGAACATGTACTATGTGGCAGCAGCGGAAACCATGAAAAAGAGCCTCCTGACTAAAATATTTGCTTATGCAGGTTCTGTGAGTGTAGAACGTACATGGCGTGCAGAAGGAAAGGATATTAACAGACAGGTGAAAATGAGCGATATTTCAAGTATCGGGACGGCATTAAAAGATGGTTGGGTAATTACTTTTCCACAAGGAACCACAACACCTTGGAAGCCTCTTAGAAAGGGTACCGCACATATTATCAAAAAATACAAACCAGTTGTAGTTCCTGTAGTTATTGATGGTTTTAGACGTTCTTTTGATAAAAAGGGACTTCGTATTAAGAAGAAAGGTATTCTTCAATCCATAGTAATTAAAGAGCCCTTAGATATAGACTATGAAAACGAATCTTTTGATTCTATCATAGAGAAACTAGAATACGCTATTGAGCAACACCCATCTTTCTTAAAGGTAATTTCTAAAAAAGATCTAATGGCTTACGAAGAAGAAAATGAGTTAAGAAGATACCGGAATAGACATAAAATCTAG
- a CDS encoding DUF3500 domain-containing protein, whose protein sequence is MRLKKLLLSPLCILLFATGHTQELLTLAQDFLNTLDADLLEKAQFQIDDDERFNFNYVPLARKGPTFNDFNTKQKEAATNLLKASLSQEGFRKASEIMALENILAVLEKNKNKMPDGTSMRDALNYHFSIFGIPEKGEFWGWRFEGHHVSLNFVASEDTILSATPSFMGSNPGIVPSGKLQGKQVLKKETEIGFELLNSLSKEQLTQTVFSNEAPYEIFTKNNRTVSNLKPNGILFSDLSQDQKGIFLKLLNLYLNNYEAEFSKSLKVKIKDADIDQLSFAWAGSLKPGQGHYYHIQGPTILIEYDNTQNNANHVHTVVRDLTNDFGQDILKQHYDHSH, encoded by the coding sequence ATGAGACTCAAAAAACTGTTATTATCACCTCTCTGCATTTTACTCTTTGCAACAGGACACACTCAAGAATTACTCACGCTAGCCCAAGATTTTCTCAATACTTTGGATGCAGACCTTCTAGAAAAGGCCCAGTTCCAAATTGATGACGATGAACGTTTTAATTTTAACTATGTACCGCTCGCAAGAAAAGGACCAACTTTTAATGATTTTAATACGAAGCAAAAAGAAGCCGCAACCAACTTATTAAAAGCATCTCTTAGCCAAGAAGGTTTCCGTAAAGCGTCAGAAATCATGGCTTTAGAAAACATACTAGCCGTTCTAGAGAAAAATAAGAACAAAATGCCAGATGGGACTTCTATGCGAGATGCCCTTAACTATCACTTCTCTATTTTTGGAATACCAGAAAAAGGAGAATTTTGGGGATGGCGGTTTGAAGGCCATCATGTGTCTTTAAACTTCGTTGCTTCAGAAGACACCATACTATCTGCCACACCTTCTTTTATGGGTTCTAACCCTGGTATTGTGCCTAGTGGAAAATTACAAGGAAAACAAGTGCTTAAGAAAGAGACGGAAATAGGTTTTGAACTTCTTAACTCGCTATCCAAAGAACAACTTACTCAGACGGTATTTTCTAATGAGGCCCCTTATGAAATATTTACGAAAAATAATAGAACCGTATCTAACTTAAAACCCAACGGAATTCTATTTTCTGATCTATCACAAGATCAAAAAGGCATCTTTCTAAAACTCTTAAACCTCTATTTAAACAACTACGAAGCAGAGTTTTCAAAATCGCTTAAAGTAAAAATTAAAGACGCAGATATAGATCAGCTTTCTTTTGCTTGGGCGGGCAGCTTAAAACCTGGTCAAGGACATTATTACCATATTCAAGGACCTACCATTTTAATTGAATATGATAATACTCAAAACAATGCCAACCACGTACATACCGTAGTTCGCGATTTAACCAATGATTTTGGTCAAGATATTTTGAAGCAACATTACGACCACAGCCATTAA
- a CDS encoding NUDIX hydrolase, whose translation MNFDDFSIRIPKIKNLPLPGEASHLKMAPQFRLEELQTARKKPQITKKAAVMALFYPDADNLTRLLLILRKSHPKDVHSNQIGFPGGQVEAKDISMMATALRETHEEVGVEPKSIKVIKSLTEIYIPPSNFDVHPFMGLYNGSEPFLLQETEVEELVEVQLMDFMDDTNIFTEEMTTSYASNVPVPAFKLNGYTVWGATGMMLSEIKALLQQVL comes from the coding sequence ATGAATTTTGATGATTTCTCTATTCGAATCCCAAAAATAAAGAATCTGCCTTTACCTGGTGAGGCATCGCATTTAAAAATGGCTCCTCAATTTAGATTAGAGGAGTTACAGACTGCTCGTAAAAAACCTCAAATAACTAAAAAAGCTGCTGTTATGGCCCTTTTTTATCCGGATGCGGACAATTTAACGCGATTATTGCTCATTTTACGAAAGAGCCATCCTAAGGATGTACACTCCAACCAGATTGGTTTTCCAGGGGGGCAAGTAGAAGCAAAAGATATTAGTATGATGGCCACGGCGCTGAGGGAAACTCATGAGGAAGTAGGGGTAGAGCCAAAGAGCATAAAGGTAATTAAATCGTTAACGGAGATTTATATTCCACCCAGTAATTTTGATGTTCACCCATTTATGGGGCTATACAATGGTTCAGAGCCTTTTTTACTTCAAGAAACTGAAGTTGAGGAATTAGTTGAGGTGCAGTTGATGGATTTTATGGATGATACTAATATTTTTACCGAAGAAATGACTACTTCCTATGCTTCAAACGTGCCCGTACCTGCCTTTAAATTAAATGGTTATACAGTTTGGGGTGCAACAGGAATGATGCTTAGTGAAATCAAGGCCTTGTTACAACAGGTTTTATAG
- a CDS encoding DUF4350 domain-containing protein produces MDKKGLKYIIIAVATVALLMVMQYNRPKEINWTNSYVAKHKIPYGTFVLNDVMQNLFKDKIQQVNIPPFEFLKENEDISGTYFFVNNNVSFGDTELASLLDWVDKGNTLFIASENYEEQLLDTLKINTASLFSGLDNIRSHKHRLVNPQLASKDGYFFNKEDYVTYFQEFKTDAMTILGTVTNINNDNTDIKKEQVNNVVKTSFGKGEIILSTFPKAFTNYFILKDNNKQYTAGILSYLDDSRTIYMDNHYKSGKSVYTSPMYVFLNTKEFKWAYYLALIGVVIYVFFEGKRKQRAIPVINPLKNQTLAFTRTIADMYFEKGERKQITEHKIAHFLEYIRSRFYMSTLNRDDSFYTNLAMRSNHSKEEIKALFSLIEQLEAKDNLTDIELQKLNSAIENFKKKSHGK; encoded by the coding sequence ATGGATAAGAAAGGACTAAAATATATAATCATTGCCGTAGCTACAGTAGCATTGTTGATGGTTATGCAATACAACCGTCCCAAAGAAATAAACTGGACCAATTCTTACGTGGCCAAACATAAGATACCCTATGGCACTTTTGTTTTGAACGATGTTATGCAAAACCTGTTTAAAGACAAGATTCAACAAGTAAACATTCCTCCTTTTGAGTTTCTAAAAGAAAATGAAGACATTTCGGGAACCTACTTTTTTGTAAACAACAATGTAAGTTTTGGAGATACAGAACTAGCCTCTCTCTTAGATTGGGTAGATAAGGGAAATACTCTTTTTATTGCATCAGAAAATTACGAAGAGCAACTTCTGGATACATTAAAAATAAATACTGCCAGCCTATTCAGCGGACTGGACAACATACGTTCTCACAAACACAGATTAGTCAACCCCCAACTCGCTTCTAAAGACGGTTACTTTTTTAACAAGGAAGACTATGTTACCTATTTCCAAGAGTTTAAAACTGATGCTATGACCATCTTGGGAACCGTCACCAACATAAATAATGATAATACGGATATAAAAAAAGAGCAAGTAAACAACGTAGTCAAAACTTCATTTGGTAAAGGAGAAATCATTTTGAGTACTTTTCCGAAAGCCTTTACCAATTATTTTATTTTAAAGGACAACAACAAACAATACACAGCAGGTATCCTTTCTTACCTTGACGACTCCCGAACGATATATATGGATAATCATTATAAAAGTGGGAAATCCGTTTACACCTCCCCTATGTATGTCTTTCTAAATACCAAGGAATTCAAATGGGCCTATTATCTTGCTTTGATTGGCGTGGTTATTTATGTCTTTTTTGAAGGAAAGCGTAAGCAAAGGGCCATACCGGTTATAAATCCTTTAAAAAATCAGACGCTGGCCTTTACTCGTACCATTGCAGATATGTACTTTGAAAAAGGTGAAAGAAAGCAAATTACCGAACATAAAATTGCTCATTTCTTAGAATACATCCGTTCCCGTTTTTACATGAGCACCCTAAATAGAGATGATTCCTTCTATACCAATTTAGCTATGCGCAGTAATCATAGTAAGGAAGAAATAAAAGCACTTTTTTCACTTATAGAACAATTGGAAGCAAAAGATAATTTGACCGACATTGAATTACAAAAATTGAATTCGGCCATAGAAAATTTTAAAAAGAAATCACATGGAAAATAA
- a CDS encoding stage II sporulation protein M: protein MREAAFVKQNKDKWATFENALSNKTALTPDKLSDLYIEITDHLSYAKTFYAGSNTEFYLNTLASQAHQKIYKTKREPKNRILEFWKTEFPTMFYHHQRELLIAFLVFFFFSLVGAFSAANEGTFVRSILGDGYVNMTLENIEKGDPMAVYKQMGEFNMFLGITINNIRVALMAFAYGILLGIGTLFVMMQNGIMLGSFQYFFYDKGLLWESVRTIWIHGTIEIAVIIIAGCAGLVLANGILFPGTYTRLESFKRGVQNGLKIMLSTVPFFIIAGFLEGFVTRHTEMPDALAILIILVSLALILFYYVIYPKRLNKRPTP from the coding sequence ATGCGCGAGGCCGCCTTTGTAAAGCAAAATAAAGACAAATGGGCTACTTTTGAAAATGCCTTGTCGAATAAAACGGCTTTGACCCCTGATAAATTGTCCGATCTCTATATTGAAATCACGGACCATCTTAGCTACGCTAAGACCTTTTATGCAGGTAGCAATACCGAATTTTATCTGAATACCTTAGCCTCACAAGCCCACCAAAAAATCTACAAGACCAAACGCGAACCCAAGAACCGAATTCTAGAATTCTGGAAAACGGAATTCCCAACGATGTTCTACCATCACCAGCGCGAATTGCTTATCGCCTTTCTTGTATTCTTTTTCTTTAGTTTAGTAGGTGCTTTTTCAGCGGCTAACGAAGGTACGTTTGTTCGTTCAATTTTAGGTGATGGTTATGTAAATATGACCTTAGAAAATATTGAAAAAGGGGACCCTATGGCCGTTTATAAGCAAATGGGAGAATTTAATATGTTCTTGGGTATTACCATTAACAATATTCGCGTGGCGCTCATGGCTTTTGCCTATGGTATTTTATTGGGTATTGGCACCTTGTTCGTCATGATGCAGAACGGAATTATGCTTGGTAGCTTCCAATACTTCTTTTATGATAAAGGTTTGCTTTGGGAGTCTGTAAGAACCATTTGGATACATGGCACCATAGAAATAGCAGTTATTATAATTGCTGGTTGTGCAGGATTAGTACTTGCCAACGGCATTTTATTTCCAGGAACGTATACCAGACTTGAATCTTTTAAGCGAGGCGTCCAAAACGGTTTGAAAATTATGCTTAGTACTGTACCATTTTTTATCATTGCCGGCTTCTTAGAAGGTTTCGTTACCCGTCATACAGAAATGCCGGACGCTTTGGCCATTCTCATTATTTTAGTCTCTCTAGCACTAATTCTTTTTTACTACGTTATATATCCTAAACGACTCAACAAAAGACCAACCCCATGA
- a CDS encoding RDD family protein translates to MEQFQIETAQNITINQRTAHLGDRMLAYLVDSLIILAYTILMIIGLLALDIEFGDMWALYMLISLPAFLYYVLLETFMDGQTVGKTVMKIRVVKLDGSKPGFSSYFVRWILRIIDVVLTTGGVAVLTILIRGNGQRVGDIAAGTTVISEKKRISLKDTLLRDLPEDYKPQFPQVTIFKDREMQTIKEFYDAAKRNGNHNVIVSLSDQIKKVTNIASEMNPIDFVDRIIKDYSYYTQQL, encoded by the coding sequence ATGGAACAATTTCAAATAGAAACAGCCCAAAATATAACCATCAACCAGCGTACAGCTCATCTTGGAGACCGCATGTTGGCATATCTTGTGGATAGTTTAATTATCCTAGCCTACACTATATTAATGATTATAGGGTTACTTGCCTTAGATATAGAATTTGGGGATATGTGGGCGCTTTATATGCTCATTAGCCTGCCTGCCTTTTTATATTATGTGTTACTAGAAACCTTTATGGACGGGCAAACAGTAGGTAAAACCGTAATGAAGATTCGGGTAGTGAAATTAGATGGGTCAAAACCGGGTTTCTCGAGCTACTTTGTAAGGTGGATTTTGCGTATTATTGATGTTGTTTTAACTACCGGAGGTGTTGCGGTACTTACAATTTTAATTCGTGGTAACGGCCAAAGGGTGGGAGATATAGCCGCAGGAACAACTGTAATCAGCGAAAAAAAGCGTATTTCTTTAAAAGATACTTTGTTACGGGATTTACCAGAAGATTATAAGCCACAATTTCCACAAGTAACTATTTTTAAAGACCGTGAAATGCAGACGATAAAAGAATTTTACGATGCAGCAAAACGTAACGGTAATCATAATGTAATTGTATCTTTGAGCGACCAAATTAAAAAGGTAACGAACATTGCTTCGGAAATGAATCCTATTGATTTTGTAGACCGGATAATCAAGGATTATAGTTATTACACGCAACAGCTTTAA
- a CDS encoding RNA polymerase sigma factor yields MNNELEHQFVTELESNQNIVHKVCTLYTNDRDSHNDLFQEITIQLWKAYPKFRGESKFSTWMYRVALNTAITLYRKSKRRVQTQDYESVIFKIKADEYDATQEEQLKLMYKAVKQLGDIDKALVFLYLEDKDYREISETLGISEVNARVKMNRIKKKLRTVLNP; encoded by the coding sequence GTGAATAACGAACTGGAACATCAATTTGTGACGGAACTTGAGAGCAATCAAAACATTGTTCACAAGGTCTGTACATTGTATACCAACGATAGAGATTCGCACAACGACCTGTTTCAAGAAATTACGATACAACTATGGAAAGCTTACCCAAAATTTAGGGGAGAGTCCAAATTTAGCACGTGGATGTACCGTGTGGCATTGAATACAGCAATTACACTATACAGAAAATCTAAAAGACGTGTTCAGACGCAAGACTATGAATCGGTAATTTTTAAAATTAAAGCCGACGAATACGATGCTACTCAAGAAGAGCAATTAAAGCTCATGTACAAGGCTGTAAAACAACTAGGCGATATAGATAAAGCACTGGTTTTTTTATACTTGGAGGATAAAGATTACCGTGAAATAAGTGAAACACTTGGTATTAGCGAAGTAAATGCGCGAGTGAAGATGAATCGTATCAAGAAAAAATTAAGAACCGTATTGAATCCTTAA
- a CDS encoding AAA family ATPase: protein MENNEMQNEDLNFNNRIPLEDLKNAVDGIKRELSKVIIGQENFIELLIVSLLVDGHVLIEGVPGIAKTITAKLFAKTLKTDFSRIQFTPDLMPSDILGTSIFNVKTSEFEYKKGPIFSNIILIDEINRAPAKTQAAMFETMEERQVTMDGTTYKMKAPFMVLATQNPIDQEGTYALPEAQLDRFLFKIKVEYPSLEEEVLIIKTHHERKGAIVKELIDGVLTPEQLAGFKTNIQDVIVEEKIIKYIAEIISKTRNHPHLYLGGSPRASIATLNAAKAFAAISGRDFVTPEDIKKTLVPVLNHRVILTPEREMEGMTTESVIQMITESVEIPR from the coding sequence ATGGAAAATAATGAGATGCAAAACGAAGACCTCAACTTCAATAACCGTATTCCGTTAGAAGATTTAAAGAATGCCGTTGATGGGATTAAAAGGGAACTTTCAAAAGTCATTATAGGGCAAGAGAATTTTATAGAACTTCTCATTGTCTCTCTTTTAGTTGATGGTCATGTTCTTATTGAAGGTGTACCAGGTATTGCCAAAACTATTACCGCAAAACTTTTTGCAAAAACGTTGAAGACGGATTTTAGTAGAATTCAGTTTACACCGGATTTAATGCCCAGCGATATCCTTGGTACTTCTATTTTTAATGTAAAGACTTCTGAGTTTGAATATAAAAAGGGCCCTATTTTTTCTAATATTATTCTGATTGATGAAATAAATCGGGCTCCGGCAAAGACTCAAGCGGCCATGTTCGAAACCATGGAGGAGCGCCAAGTAACTATGGATGGAACCACCTATAAAATGAAAGCACCTTTTATGGTATTGGCCACACAAAACCCTATTGACCAAGAAGGTACTTATGCCCTACCCGAAGCGCAACTAGACCGATTCTTATTTAAGATAAAAGTGGAATATCCTTCACTGGAGGAAGAAGTTTTGATTATCAAAACCCACCACGAACGTAAAGGAGCTATCGTAAAAGAACTCATAGATGGAGTACTAACACCAGAACAATTAGCTGGTTTTAAAACGAACATTCAAGACGTTATTGTAGAAGAAAAGATTATTAAATACATTGCAGAGATTATTTCCAAAACAAGAAACCATCCACATTTATATTTAGGTGGTTCTCCTAGAGCTTCCATCGCCACATTAAATGCCGCAAAAGCCTTCGCTGCAATTAGTGGGCGGGATTTCGTTACCCCAGAAGACATTAAAAAAACATTGGTGCCAGTTCTTAACCACAGGGTAATTCTAACTCCTGAACGTGAGATGGAAGGCATGACTACGGAAAGCGTAATTCAAATGATAACAGAGTCGGTAGAAATTCCGAGATAA